The Fibrobacter sp. UWP2 genome segment GTCTAGTGGATCGAAAAGGGATGTTAAAGAGACTAGAATGGATTGTCTCTGGACAAGTTGGAGGATTTCGGCTATATTTGGGTTCCTATCACTCAAACGGAGCCGAACCATTCGGTCCTTTGAATTGGGCTTCGCCTTAGCGGGCGGAGCCCTTTTCTATTATAAATATAATAAAATTACGGAGAAAGTGTAAAAAAAATACAGAATTGTTGCTATTTTTGTGCGGATAATGCTATATTTTATATAGTCCTGATAAGGAGGTCTCCAATGCTGGCGAAATTTAGCGTAAAAAATTTCAAGAATTTTAAAGAATCATTCACTTTGGACTTGACCCAAACCAAGCAATATGGCTTTTCCAAAGACTGTGTCAAGAATGATATTGTCAAGACCGGCTTGATTTACGGTCCCAATAGCATCGGAAAGTCAAACTTGGGGCGTGCAATTTTTGATATTGTTTTGGGTTTGACCGATAAACAGAAAAGATATGATCTTTACCTTAGTTACCAGAATGCGTTGGCTCCAGGTGCTTGTGTTGAATTTGAATATGAGTTCCATTTTGATCAAGATGTAGTGGTGTATCGCTATTGGAAAACCTCGTTTGAAGATTTTGTTTACGAACAGTTGTTTATTAATGGGCAGGATATGATATCGAGGTTACCGAATGCGACAACCTTTACGTCTAATTTGGATGGCACTGAATCCTTGCGAACCGAAGCCTTGAGCAGCAAGATTTCGGTCCTAAGATATATTCGCGCAAATACGATGCTTTCGGAATCCAAGAACAATAAGCTTTTCCTAAAGACGCTCCATTTTGTGGATAATATGCTTCAGTTTTGGTGCCTAAGTGAAAACTCTTATCAGGGTTACAGCATAGGAAGTGCTCTTCTTGAAGATGAAATTGTCAAGCAAGGACATTTGCCGGATCTTGAAAATTTCTTAAACGAATGCGATGTTAAGTGCCGTTTGATGTCAAGACTGGTACAAAATAGGCAGATGTTGTTTTTTGATTTTAACAATCATCCTCTGCCGTTTTGGGATAATGCTTCTACAGGTACAAAGTCATTGACTCTGTTCTATTTTTGGTATTTCCATCTGCTTTCAAATGATGCTCCGTCGTTTGTTTTCATTGATGAATTTGATGCCTTTTATCATGAGAAAGCGTCGATGCAAATCATCCGTCGTCTGAAAAAAACGAAGCTAACTCAAGTCCTTTTGACAACTCATTGCAGTAACCTT includes the following:
- a CDS encoding ATP/GTP-binding protein → MLAKFSVKNFKNFKESFTLDLTQTKQYGFSKDCVKNDIVKTGLIYGPNSIGKSNLGRAIFDIVLGLTDKQKRYDLYLSYQNALAPGACVEFEYEFHFDQDVVVYRYWKTSFEDFVYEQLFINGQDMISRLPNATTFTSNLDGTESLRTEALSSKISVLRYIRANTMLSESKNNKLFLKTLHFVDNMLQFWCLSENSYQGYSIGSALLEDEIVKQGHLPDLENFLNECDVKCRLMSRLVQNRQMLFFDFNNHPLPFWDNASTGTKSLTLFYFWYFHLLSNDAPSFVFIDEFDAFYHEKASMQIIRRLKKTKLTQVLLTTHCSNLLTNDLLRPDCAFEMPKDTGLKPIVLGPLSSKTGKELREAHNIPKMFRAGAFD